The Acetivibrio saccincola genome window below encodes:
- a CDS encoding stage III sporulation protein AG encodes MDKVRKMIKKFIGTFGKDNKKLGENLVIMIIVGMIIIIAGGSLFGGDKKKQPETEDTKPEKSEAFGFNDGLEEKTELEVKVEKILSQINGAGEVKVMITYESGTEIVPFTDVKRSDDVIDERDSAGGIRKTNQTSYESSIVYEEGNGVKKPIIVKEVYPKVKGVVVVADGGGDLTVRENLLRAVQVLLDVPVHKVQVYERKK; translated from the coding sequence ATGGATAAAGTACGCAAAATGATTAAAAAATTTATAGGCACATTTGGAAAAGATAACAAAAAACTAGGAGAAAATCTGGTAATAATGATAATTGTAGGTATGATAATTATTATAGCAGGGGGGAGTTTGTTTGGGGGAGATAAAAAAAAACAACCGGAAACGGAAGATACCAAACCTGAAAAATCAGAAGCTTTCGGATTCAATGATGGACTAGAGGAAAAGACTGAATTGGAAGTAAAGGTGGAAAAAATACTTTCCCAAATAAACGGCGCAGGGGAAGTAAAGGTGATGATAACCTATGAGTCAGGGACTGAAATTGTGCCTTTTACAGATGTAAAAAGAAGTGATGATGTTATTGATGAAAGAGATAGTGCGGGGGGAATTAGAAAGACAAATCAGACAAGTTATGAAAGCAGTATTGTATATGAGGAAGGGAACGGTGTAAAAAAGCCAATTATAGTTAAAGAGGTGTATCCTAAGGTAAAAGGGGTTGTTGTTGTTGCTGACGGCGGGGGGGATTTGACTGTAAGGGAAAACCTTTTAAGGGCTGTACAGGTTTTGTTGGATGTTCCCGTTCACAAAGTACAGGTTTATGAGAGGAAAAAATAA
- the spoIIIAF gene encoding stage III sporulation protein AF: protein MVFLKKWVLNIVSLSLFVLLIEILIPSGRIKKVVNMVTGFILVIALINPVLKLLKMDIDLEEFQIESGNFINSKEISINSDVLKEEQIKLMTGVYREKIIDQLEYLAKKNNKVKDVKADVIINEDYNSENYGEVERVYLYLATDYEENTIKPILSIKKIKIGKIGDSEEENQEETSSDKIEAEIEEELKEKIHELFKIQKENIIISSLK, encoded by the coding sequence ATGGTTTTTTTAAAGAAATGGGTTTTAAACATTGTTTCATTGTCTCTTTTTGTGTTACTTATAGAAATACTCATTCCATCAGGAAGAATTAAGAAAGTGGTAAATATGGTTACAGGCTTTATATTGGTAATTGCCCTTATTAACCCTGTACTAAAGCTTCTAAAAATGGATATAGATTTGGAAGAATTTCAAATTGAATCGGGTAATTTTATAAATTCAAAAGAAATATCTATAAATAGTGATGTTTTAAAAGAAGAGCAGATAAAACTTATGACGGGGGTGTATAGGGAAAAAATAATTGACCAGTTGGAATATTTAGCAAAAAAAAACAATAAAGTAAAAGATGTAAAAGCTGATGTGATAATAAATGAAGATTACAATAGTGAAAATTACGGAGAGGTTGAGAGGGTATATTTGTATTTGGCCACGGATTATGAGGAAAACACCATAAAGCCCATATTAAGTATTAAAAAAATAAAAATCGGAAAGATCGGGGATTCAGAAGAAGAAAATCAGGAAGAAACTTCTTCAGATAAAATAGAAGCTGAAATTGAAGAAGAACTAAAAGAGAAAATCCATGAACTCTTTAAAATACAAAAAGAAAATATAATAATTTCTTCTTTAAAATGA
- the spoIIIAE gene encoding stage III sporulation protein AE gives MKNKRYLKLTKKILCLIVGICCMNFCHIKAEEDIKERIIESQTKTEEITKIKESLKEYAGENIDEIIPGYDPENIISDVSKGNFKFDFMGIINGILRFLFKEIYLNIYILARLMVLVVLCAILKNLQSSFLSKSTGELAFYTCYIVLVSILLVSFNTAVEAGIGIINAMVNFMHLSLPVLAALLTASGNVTTGAGMQPMLIMMVQVFAAIIKNILIPIVILSTIVSVIDNISEKIQISRLSGFLKSLAGWLLGLILTVFIAIVSLQGVIGAVADGVGSKTAKFAIGVFVPVAGKYLADAADAVMGCTLLIKNAVGVSMLIGIASICILPILKIIAVVVLYKLTVILLEPVADDRIIKCINSISDSMSVISGIMASVAFMFLITITALVAAANISAMIR, from the coding sequence ATGAAAAACAAAAGATATTTAAAGCTAACAAAGAAAATACTTTGTCTCATTGTTGGTATATGTTGTATGAATTTCTGCCATATAAAAGCAGAAGAAGACATAAAGGAAAGAATTATTGAAAGCCAGACTAAAACAGAAGAAATTACAAAGATAAAAGAAAGCCTCAAAGAGTATGCCGGTGAAAATATTGATGAAATTATACCCGGATATGACCCGGAAAATATAATTTCTGATGTTTCTAAGGGGAATTTTAAGTTTGATTTTATGGGAATTATAAATGGCATATTGAGGTTTCTTTTTAAAGAAATATATTTAAATATATACATACTTGCAAGATTAATGGTATTGGTGGTTTTGTGTGCAATACTTAAAAATTTGCAAAGCTCATTTTTAAGTAAAAGCACAGGAGAGCTGGCTTTTTATACATGCTATATAGTTTTGGTATCAATACTTTTGGTTAGCTTTAATACAGCTGTAGAGGCAGGGATAGGAATAATAAATGCAATGGTAAACTTCATGCACCTTTCCCTGCCTGTTTTGGCAGCACTTCTTACGGCTTCCGGCAATGTTACCACAGGGGCAGGAATGCAGCCAATGCTTATTATGATGGTTCAGGTTTTTGCAGCTATAATAAAAAACATATTAATCCCAATTGTAATATTATCCACCATTGTATCGGTAATTGATAATATATCGGAAAAAATACAAATATCAAGGCTTTCTGGATTTTTGAAAAGCTTGGCAGGATGGCTTTTGGGACTTATACTGACTGTTTTTATAGCAATAGTTAGCCTTCAAGGTGTAATAGGGGCGGTGGCAGACGGTGTTGGAAGCAAAACTGCAAAATTTGCAATAGGTGTTTTTGTACCGGTGGCGGGAAAATACCTGGCAGATGCAGCAGATGCAGTTATGGGATGTACATTGCTTATAAAAAATGCAGTAGGGGTATCCATGCTTATAGGCATTGCTTCTATATGTATTTTGCCAATATTAAAAATAATTGCAGTTGTAGTTTTATATAAGCTGACGGTAATTTTATTAGAACCTGTGGCAGATGACCGGATTATAAAGTGCATAAACTCTATTTCAGATTCAATGTCTGTAATTTCTGGAATTATGGCATCAGTTGCATTTATGTTTTTAATTACAATTACAGCCCTTGTTGCAGCTGCAAATATAAGTGCAATGATAAGATAA
- the spoIIIAD gene encoding stage III sporulation protein AD, whose protein sequence is MEIFQIVILAVVATLIIMVLKVQRPEIALQISIITGVIIFFVVLGKTSAVIELLKTYADKANIDTVYFSTLLKIIGIAYIAEFGSEICKDAGESAIASKVELAGKVIIIVLAVPIVTSLLDLVIEIMP, encoded by the coding sequence ATGGAAATATTTCAAATAGTTATACTAGCTGTAGTAGCCACCTTAATAATTATGGTACTGAAGGTTCAAAGACCTGAAATTGCGCTGCAAATAAGCATCATCACAGGGGTAATTATTTTCTTTGTAGTTTTAGGAAAAACATCTGCTGTAATTGAGCTTCTAAAAACTTATGCAGACAAAGCAAATATAGATACAGTGTATTTTTCCACACTTCTAAAAATCATTGGCATTGCATACATTGCAGAATTCGGGTCAGAAATTTGCAAAGACGCCGGCGAAAGCGCCATTGCTTCAAAAGTTGAACTTGCAGGAAAGGTTATCATAATAGTGCTGGCTGTTCCTATTGTGACATCTTTGCTGGATCTGGTAATAGAAATTATGCCTTGA
- the spoIIIAC gene encoding stage III sporulation protein AC: MDIDLIFRIAAIGILVSVLNAVLTKSGREEQAMMTTLAGLIVVLMMIVKEIAYLFETVKTIFQF; encoded by the coding sequence ATGGATATAGATTTAATTTTTAGAATAGCAGCAATAGGAATTTTAGTTTCTGTTTTAAATGCAGTATTAACCAAGTCAGGCCGTGAGGAGCAGGCCATGATGACTACTTTGGCAGGGCTTATAGTGGTACTTATGATGATTGTTAAGGAAATTGCATATTTATTTGAAACTGTAAAAACCATATTCCAGTTTTAA
- the spoIIIAB gene encoding stage III sporulation protein SpoIIIAB — MAVKLFGCFIVFMSSSLLGYIYSRKCAKRPEELRSLQGMLQMFENEISFLSNKLTDAFYKIYSQSDSPVSNFFKHAAEILQKKPELSAYEAWKRAVKLNINDTSLDKEDEKVIVSFGKMLGSSDLEGQIKNIRLTLNQLKLQEQKAEEFRKKNEAMYRNLGILGGLAIIIILF; from the coding sequence GTGGCAGTTAAGCTTTTTGGATGTTTCATTGTATTTATGTCAAGCAGTTTATTAGGATATATTTATTCAAGAAAATGTGCTAAAAGGCCTGAAGAACTAAGAAGCCTACAGGGTATGCTTCAGATGTTTGAAAATGAAATCAGCTTTTTATCAAATAAACTAACAGATGCCTTTTATAAAATATACAGCCAAAGTGACAGTCCCGTTTCAAATTTCTTTAAACACGCAGCGGAAATTTTGCAAAAAAAACCTGAATTAAGCGCATACGAGGCATGGAAAAGAGCTGTAAAGCTAAATATAAATGACACTTCTTTAGACAAAGAAGATGAAAAGGTGATAGTATCCTTTGGCAAAATGCTTGGAAGCTCTGATTTAGAAGGGCAGATAAAAAACATAAGGCTTACTTTAAACCAGCTGAAGCTGCAAGAACAAAAGGCTGAAGAATTCAGAAAGAAAAATGAGGCCATGTACAGAAACTTAGGGATACTAGGGGGATTGGCAATTATAATTATACTGTTTTAA
- the spoIIIAA gene encoding stage III sporulation protein AA has product MLTKDKHIVKMADIQSFEREILKFLSYGLKEVLKKVNPLELVNLEEIRIRALKPVMLQNRRGRFFLNCDGKLTNNKFNLFYMDQEQILKTLTLISENSIYAYQDEIKNGFLTLKGGHRVGIAGRVVLEGERIKNIKDISSLNIRISKEITDCSLKIIKYIINDKNEVYNTLIISPPGCGKTTMLRDITRNLSDGIEKLGFKGVKVGLIDERSEIAACYRGVPQKKVGVQTDVLDACPKQLGMTIMLRSMSPDVIVTDEIGGRGDKDSIIEVLNAGIKIITTAHGYNISQLKTRKEVLSLMEEKVFERFIVLSGEEGPGTVEEIVDGKSMDVIYRRGKSGS; this is encoded by the coding sequence ATGCTTACCAAAGACAAGCATATTGTTAAAATGGCGGATATACAGTCTTTTGAAAGGGAAATTTTAAAATTTTTATCCTACGGGTTAAAGGAAGTTCTAAAAAAAGTAAATCCCCTAGAACTTGTTAATTTAGAAGAGATAAGAATACGGGCTTTAAAGCCTGTTATGCTGCAAAACAGAAGGGGTAGGTTTTTTTTAAACTGTGACGGCAAATTGACAAATAATAAGTTTAATCTTTTTTATATGGATCAGGAACAAATTTTAAAAACTTTAACTCTAATAAGCGAAAATTCCATTTATGCATATCAGGATGAAATAAAAAACGGCTTTTTAACTTTAAAAGGGGGACACAGGGTTGGAATAGCAGGAAGGGTTGTTTTAGAGGGAGAAAGGATAAAAAACATAAAGGACATATCCAGTCTTAATATAAGAATCTCTAAGGAAATTACAGACTGTTCTTTAAAAATAATAAAATACATAATAAATGACAAAAATGAAGTTTACAATACCCTTATTATTTCACCTCCCGGATGTGGTAAAACAACCATGCTAAGGGATATAACAAGAAACTTAAGCGACGGGATTGAAAAATTAGGATTTAAAGGTGTAAAGGTGGGTCTTATTGATGAACGGTCTGAAATAGCCGCCTGCTACAGGGGGGTGCCTCAAAAAAAGGTGGGAGTTCAGACTGATGTATTGGATGCTTGCCCAAAACAATTAGGAATGACAATAATGCTAAGGTCTATGTCTCCGGATGTCATTGTGACTGATGAAATAGGGGGAAGGGGAGACAAAGATTCAATAATAGAAGTTTTAAATGCAGGGATAAAAATTATAACCACTGCCCATGGGTATAATATTTCCCAGCTAAAAACAAGAAAAGAAGTTTTAAGCCTTATGGAGGAAAAGGTTTTTGAAAGATTTATTGTGCTAAGCGGTGAGGAAGGTCCTGGCACTGTAGAAGAAATAGTTGACGGAAAAAGTATGGATGTTATTTACAGGAGGGGGAAAAGTGGCAGTTAA
- a CDS encoding CD1247 N-terminal domain-containing protein, with protein sequence MGYVKERVAYLKGLVAGMNIDEATNEGKLFKEIIGVLDDIADSLTDIEETQEYLGEQVDSIDEDLGALESMLYDDCDDDGVIAEIECPHCHDIIELTEDMLDDEAGSFKCTSCGKDIMVEWDCNCDECSDEGEES encoded by the coding sequence ATGGGATATGTAAAAGAGAGGGTTGCCTATCTTAAAGGGCTTGTTGCAGGTATGAATATTGATGAAGCAACAAATGAAGGTAAGCTTTTTAAAGAAATAATAGGGGTTTTAGACGATATTGCAGATTCGTTAACGGATATTGAAGAAACCCAGGAATACTTAGGAGAGCAGGTTGACAGCATTGATGAAGACCTTGGGGCATTAGAAAGCATGTTGTATGATGATTGTGATGATGACGGGGTAATTGCAGAAATTGAGTGCCCTCACTGTCATGACATCATTGAACTTACTGAAGATATGCTGGATGATGAAGCAGGTTCTTTTAAATGCACTTCCTGTGGAAAGGACATAATGGTTGAGTGGGACTGCAATTGTGATGAGTGCAGTGATGAAGGGGAAGAATCATAA
- the efp gene encoding elongation factor P, with protein sequence MISAGDFRNGVTFEMDGSIYQVIEFLHVKPGKGAAFVRTKLKNIVTGATIEKTFNPTDKLPKAHIERKDMQYLYNDGSLYYFMDLENYEQIPLGSDIIGDSFKFIKENEIVKLLSHKGNVFGVEPPNFVELEVTETEPGFKGDTATGATKPATVETGATIKVPLFIDIGDVIRIDTRTGEYIERV encoded by the coding sequence ATGATATCAGCCGGTGATTTTAGAAACGGAGTAACTTTTGAGATGGATGGCAGCATATACCAGGTAATTGAGTTTTTACATGTTAAGCCTGGGAAAGGTGCAGCTTTTGTGAGAACTAAGCTTAAAAATATAGTCACAGGAGCTACAATTGAAAAAACTTTTAACCCGACAGATAAGCTGCCTAAAGCTCATATTGAAAGAAAAGATATGCAGTATTTGTACAATGATGGAAGTCTTTACTATTTCATGGACTTGGAAAATTATGAACAAATACCACTTGGAAGTGATATAATAGGTGATTCATTTAAATTTATAAAAGAAAATGAAATTGTAAAACTTCTGTCTCATAAGGGCAATGTATTTGGAGTTGAGCCTCCTAACTTTGTTGAACTTGAGGTAACAGAGACTGAACCAGGGTTTAAAGGTGATACAGCCACAGGCGCAACTAAACCTGCAACAGTTGAAACAGGTGCAACAATAAAGGTACCTTTATTTATTGATATAGGAGATGTTATCAGGATTGATACCAGGACAGGAGAGTATATAGAAAGAGTATAG
- a CDS encoding M24 family metallopeptidase: protein MTGKRLEKLRQKLKEKDLDGILIVKRENYMYISGFTGTYAYLVISQEDAVLLTDFRYSKQAKEEAEIFEVIEYEGRLLNALNDVIVSKGIKRLGFEENVVTYKTYTEMKKLLKVEKLVPVDGMVEDIRAVKDDEEIEIIKKAVEIADHAFSHILNYIKPGVSEYEIALELEHYMKKKGAKGTSFETIVASGYRSFFPHGTASSKKIENNEAVTLDFGAVYKNYCSDMTRTVFVGKPDDKLFKIYDIVLKAQKSAIEAAKKGFTGKEIDSVARNIIEENGYGKNFGHGLGHGVGLEVHEKPTLSKRGDVKMENGMVVTIEPGIYLENLGGVRIEDIVVINDDFPVVLTKSPKEIIVL from the coding sequence ATGACAGGAAAAAGACTTGAAAAATTAAGACAAAAACTAAAAGAAAAAGATTTGGATGGAATTTTAATTGTAAAAAGAGAAAATTATATGTATATTTCTGGTTTTACAGGCACATATGCCTACCTTGTAATTTCACAGGAGGATGCTGTTTTGCTGACTGATTTCAGATACAGCAAACAGGCAAAAGAAGAGGCGGAAATTTTTGAAGTTATAGAATATGAAGGAAGGCTTTTAAATGCATTAAATGACGTTATTGTGTCTAAAGGCATTAAAAGACTCGGGTTTGAAGAAAATGTGGTTACATATAAGACATATACCGAAATGAAAAAGCTTTTAAAAGTAGAAAAGCTAGTGCCTGTTGACGGAATGGTGGAAGATATAAGGGCGGTAAAAGATGATGAGGAAATAGAAATTATAAAAAAAGCAGTGGAAATTGCAGACCATGCCTTTTCACATATATTAAACTATATAAAGCCGGGGGTAAGTGAATATGAAATAGCCTTAGAGTTAGAGCACTATATGAAAAAGAAAGGGGCTAAGGGTACATCCTTTGAAACCATTGTGGCATCCGGTTACCGTTCTTTTTTTCCCCACGGTACGGCAAGCAGCAAAAAAATTGAAAATAATGAAGCGGTAACATTAGACTTTGGGGCTGTGTATAAAAACTACTGCTCTGACATGACCAGGACTGTATTTGTTGGAAAGCCAGATGATAAGCTCTTTAAAATATACGATATTGTACTAAAGGCACAAAAAAGTGCAATAGAGGCGGCAAAAAAAGGTTTTACAGGAAAGGAAATTGACTCTGTAGCAAGAAATATCATTGAGGAAAACGGATATGGAAAGAATTTCGGTCATGGTTTAGGTCACGGGGTAGGTCTTGAAGTTCATGAAAAGCCCACTTTATCCAAAAGAGGGGATGTGAAAATGGAAAACGGCATGGTTGTCACCATTGAGCCGGGGATTTATTTGGAGAATTTAGGAGGGGTAAGAATAGAAGATATAGTAGTCATAAATGATGATTTTCCTGTAGTTTTGACTAAGTCACCTAAAGAAATAATAGTGCTGTAG
- the aroQ gene encoding type II 3-dehydroquinate dehydratase, which yields MKKILLINGPNLNLLGTREKDIYGTETLEDIARKANAEALKHNMDLTFIQTNHEGEIIDKIHEAKGNIDVIIINPGAYTHYSIAIRDAIKAVEIPTIEIHLSNIYNREEFRKESVIAPVCVGQISGFGSNSYILAINAAALI from the coding sequence ATGAAAAAAATACTTCTTATAAATGGTCCCAATTTAAATTTATTAGGTACCAGAGAAAAGGACATTTACGGGACGGAAACCCTTGAAGATATAGCCAGAAAAGCAAATGCAGAGGCTTTAAAGCACAATATGGATTTAACCTTTATCCAGACAAATCATGAAGGGGAAATAATTGATAAGATACATGAAGCAAAGGGAAATATTGATGTTATAATAATAAATCCGGGAGCATATACCCACTACAGCATAGCCATAAGGGATGCCATAAAAGCTGTAGAAATACCCACTATAGAAATTCACCTGTCCAATATATATAACAGGGAAGAATTTCGAAAAGAATCAGTAATTGCCCCTGTTTGTGTAGGACAAATAAGCGGTTTTGGAAGCAACAGCTATATACTTGCAATAAATGCAGCAGCTTTAATTTAA
- a CDS encoding TIM barrel protein: MTRFGPSGNPESFYNAGYKSSVDMPKWLSNMGLSAYEYQCNRGVRIGKELAERIGKEALKYDIFLSIHAPYYINLASPEKEKRKKSINYIIETLKAAKWMGAKRIVVHTGSYSKVDKKWALDTVKKELSHVIKEADASGYSDITICPEILGKNNQLGSLEEILDLCSIDERLIPTVDFAHLHARGQGSLNSPAEFEKVWYILENSLGRERVKNIHCHFSRVEFTKGGEKKHWTLKDTEFGPEFSHLAEIILKKNIEPVIICESREMMAEDALEMKKIYQKLKGGV, translated from the coding sequence TTGACAAGATTTGGACCGTCGGGAAATCCGGAAAGTTTTTACAATGCAGGATATAAATCTTCTGTCGATATGCCAAAATGGCTCAGCAACATGGGGCTTAGTGCATATGAATACCAGTGCAACAGGGGAGTCAGGATAGGGAAGGAATTGGCAGAAAGAATTGGTAAAGAAGCTTTGAAATATGATATTTTTCTCAGCATACATGCTCCTTATTATATAAATTTAGCAAGTCCTGAAAAAGAAAAGAGAAAAAAATCAATAAATTATATTATAGAAACTTTAAAAGCTGCAAAGTGGATGGGAGCAAAAAGAATTGTAGTGCATACCGGATCTTACAGTAAAGTTGATAAAAAATGGGCTTTAGATACAGTCAAAAAAGAACTTTCCCATGTGATAAAAGAGGCAGATGCTTCAGGGTATAGTGATATAACCATTTGCCCTGAGATATTGGGAAAAAACAATCAATTAGGTTCTTTAGAAGAGATACTGGATTTGTGCAGTATTGATGAAAGGCTTATTCCTACAGTTGATTTTGCCCACTTGCATGCACGGGGGCAGGGAAGCCTCAATTCCCCTGCTGAATTTGAAAAGGTGTGGTATATATTGGAAAACTCATTAGGAAGAGAAAGGGTAAAAAACATTCACTGTCATTTTAGCAGGGTTGAGTTTACAAAAGGGGGGGAAAAGAAACACTGGACTTTGAAGGATACAGAATTTGGACCTGAGTTTTCCCACCTTGCAGAAATTATTTTAAAAAAGAATATAGAGCCGGTTATAATATGTGAGTCCAGGGAAATGATGGCGGAAGATGCTTTGGAAATGAAGAAAATATACCAAAAGCTAAAGGGAGGAGTTTAA
- a CDS encoding late competence development ComFB family protein, translated as MPQLKNYMEDVVILVIKDIIKDMEVCTCEKCSLDIAAIALNTLPPKYIVSEKGELYSRIDALRQQFEVDVMTAVTKAASIVKNNPRHE; from the coding sequence GTGCCGCAGTTAAAAAATTATATGGAAGATGTAGTTATATTGGTGATAAAAGATATTATTAAAGATATGGAGGTATGTACCTGTGAAAAATGTTCATTGGATATTGCAGCAATTGCCTTAAATACTTTACCTCCTAAGTATATAGTAAGTGAAAAAGGGGAATTATACTCTAGAATAGATGCATTAAGACAGCAATTTGAAGTGGATGTTATGACAGCGGTTACAAAAGCTGCCTCCATAGTAAAAAATAATCCAAGGCATGAATAA
- a CDS encoding prepilin peptidase, translated as MVEIFYYTYVIIVGLLIGSFLNVCICRIPKGESIVTPSSHCVKCDHKLKWFELIPVFSYLFLKGKCRKCGEKISLRYALVEMLTALIFVILFHKYGIEKIGDFIAAAFFMSVMIVVFFIDLEHMIIPNGVVVTGIIGGMAAGIYSAFINPLEIYGDDKWWNPFLGAVIGFGVLLLIALLGYLVYRTEDVMGGGDIKIFAPIGLFLGWKMALMTFFISVILAGIVSVILILLKIKDRKSGIPFGPFIVAGTFLTYLFGWDLLNWYIERVFG; from the coding sequence ATGGTGGAAATTTTTTATTATACATATGTTATTATTGTAGGACTTTTAATTGGTTCATTTCTAAATGTTTGCATATGCAGAATACCTAAAGGCGAGTCAATAGTAACACCTTCTTCCCACTGTGTAAAATGTGACCATAAATTAAAGTGGTTTGAACTAATCCCTGTTTTTAGTTATTTATTTTTAAAAGGTAAATGCAGAAAATGCGGCGAGAAAATTTCACTAAGATATGCTTTGGTTGAAATGCTTACAGCACTTATTTTTGTAATATTGTTTCATAAATACGGTATAGAAAAAATCGGGGATTTTATTGCTGCAGCTTTTTTCATGTCGGTTATGATTGTTGTGTTTTTCATTGATTTAGAGCATATGATAATCCCAAATGGTGTTGTTGTAACCGGTATAATTGGGGGTATGGCAGCAGGCATTTACAGTGCTTTTATAAATCCATTGGAGATTTATGGGGATGATAAGTGGTGGAATCCTTTCTTAGGTGCTGTTATTGGATTTGGAGTCCTCCTACTTATAGCCCTTTTAGGATATCTTGTATATCGTACTGAGGATGTAATGGGCGGAGGAGATATAAAGATATTTGCCCCCATCGGGCTGTTTTTAGGATGGAAAATGGCTCTTATGACATTTTTTATTTCTGTTATTCTTGCAGGAATTGTTAGTGTTATTCTGATACTTTTAAAAATAAAAGACAGAAAAAGTGGCATACCTTTTGGACCTTTTATTGTAGCAGGTACTTTTTTGACATACTTATTCGGCTGGGACTTACTTAACTGGTATATAGAGAGGGTTTTTGGTTAG
- a CDS encoding ArnT family glycosyltransferase, with the protein MNSKIMNFIKKYNFIILFTIGVLLRLIWVLIMDTYPYTDFMWYHVKAVEISQGKGFLNGIYPYYTGNPGLPTAFRPIGYPGTLAILYYFFGINFLVGKLFNVLLSALIMFLTYKLALKFFNEKVAFFTLLIFALSPLTICYNSVLGSEILFSAVLMLSIYLFFVKNNPVLLGLLIGYLTLIRPIGMFIPAIFIFFIFIKKDMLLKEKFKYVLLFGVFFALAVSPWIIRNYKVFGEPVFSTNGGYVIYVNNNDYAIGGWSDPYKYPDSPFLQYRTDEWFDEMAIHKLGKELAVEWIKENPKEFLRLAFLRLANSYWWQTEEIKWAFTIKEETGINEWHPIHTKFIKLQKLLYRPYYLVLFAYILYAAVRFIRHKKVDFNTFILLVFLYFNAMMFVLEGNSRYVFPLHPIYGMGVAYVIVRVLNFILPRIQNKIKIK; encoded by the coding sequence ATGAATTCAAAAATTATGAATTTTATAAAAAAATACAATTTCATAATTTTATTTACCATTGGCGTTCTTTTAAGACTGATATGGGTGCTGATAATGGATACATATCCTTATACTGATTTTATGTGGTACCATGTTAAAGCAGTGGAAATTTCCCAAGGTAAAGGCTTTTTAAACGGCATATACCCCTATTACACAGGAAATCCGGGATTGCCTACTGCCTTCAGACCCATTGGCTATCCGGGAACTTTAGCCATTTTATATTATTTTTTCGGGATAAATTTTCTGGTGGGAAAATTATTCAATGTTTTACTTTCAGCTTTAATTATGTTTTTAACATATAAACTGGCTTTAAAATTTTTTAATGAAAAGGTTGCTTTTTTTACACTGCTTATTTTTGCACTATCACCCCTTACCATTTGTTATAACAGTGTTTTAGGTTCTGAAATACTTTTTTCAGCAGTGCTTATGCTTTCAATTTATTTGTTCTTTGTAAAAAACAACCCTGTTTTACTGGGTTTACTTATAGGATATTTAACACTTATAAGACCTATTGGAATGTTTATTCCTGCAATATTCATTTTCTTTATATTTATAAAAAAAGATATGCTCTTAAAGGAAAAATTTAAATACGTACTTTTATTTGGTGTATTTTTTGCTTTGGCAGTTTCCCCTTGGATTATAAGAAACTATAAAGTTTTTGGGGAGCCTGTCTTTTCCACCAACGGGGGCTATGTAATATACGTAAACAACAATGATTATGCCATAGGCGGCTGGAGCGACCCTTATAAGTATCCCGACAGTCCCTTTTTACAATACAGGACAGATGAATGGTTTGATGAAATGGCTATACACAAGCTGGGAAAAGAGCTTGCTGTAGAGTGGATAAAGGAAAATCCAAAAGAATTTCTAAGACTTGCATTTTTAAGGCTTGCAAACTCATACTGGTGGCAAACGGAAGAAATAAAGTGGGCATTTACCATAAAGGAAGAAACCGGCATCAATGAGTGGCACCCAATTCATACAAAATTTATAAAACTTCAAAAACTTTTATACAGACCCTATTATTTAGTTCTTTTTGCCTATATTCTGTATGCTGCCGTTAGATTTATACGTCATAAAAAAGTAGATTTTAACACATTTATTTTGCTGGTTTTCCTGTACTTTAATGCCATGATGTTTGTACTTGAGGGAAATTCCAGGTATGTATTCCCCTTGCACCCCATATACGGTATGGGAGTGGCATATGTTATAGTAAGAGTATTAAATTTTATTTTACCAAGGATTCAAAATAAAATAAAAATAAAATAA